The genomic DNA GGTCGCGGGGTCGTAGTCACGCGAGTAGTTCTTGATGTGCCAGAAGTTCGAGTGGGGAAGCACCGTCGCGTACATCTCGGCGAAATGGGGCATCGGCCGGTGCAGCCGGATCAGGTTGCCCAGATCTGGGTTCAGCCCGACTGCCTCGTGATCGACGTCCTGAATGAAGCGGACGGCCTCGTCAGGTGTCCCGATGTAGGTGTCCTCGTACATTTCGAGACTGAGTTCGATCCCGTTCCCGCGGGCGTGGTCACCGAGTTCGCGGATGCGTTCCACCGCCAGGTCGCGAAGAGCCGGGTCGTCGACGTGCCCCGTCACCAACCAGAACCAAATGTGCTCGCTCTGTTCGGGGGTGATCGCCTGCATGAAGCCCGTGTTCACGATGGTGGCGCCGAAGGACGGCGCCAGGTCGATGAGGCGGTGTGCGTCAGCGAGGTTCTGCGTGCCGTTCTCGACGTCTACGACCGAGTTGCGGGTCATCGAGATGGAGGAGATCGCCAGGCCTTCGTCGTTTAGAACGGTGCGAAACTCCTCGACGCGATCATCGGACAGAGCGGCGAGCGGGACCCAGGCATCGGTCGGATCGATGTAGTCGAAACCCAGCTCGCGGACTTGGCGCAGCTGCCTGGCCCACACGTCGGGGGGCGCGTCTTTGATGTGACCGCCATCGGGTGCTCGATTGCCGAAGCCGAGCATGTTGGCCGCAATCGGCCAACCGTGAGCCGTGTGCACCCTGGACCTCCGTCGTGGTCTACGTCACATCTGATCACATAGGATATAGGCATTGCTGGCCGATCTGTCAACGCCCGGTAGACTTCACTTCCTGAGAAGCGCCGTGCGCAGCGACGACGTGGCGAGGTGTTCGTTGGGCGGTGACGCCGCTGGGGTTCGGAAAGGTCAGCAGTGGGAGCCCACGGGGACGCTTTGCCGTCGCGCAACACGCTCGTCGACCAGGTCTACGAGCGACTAATGGAACTGCTCCTCGACGGCACCCTGCGCTCCGGAGATCCGATAAGCATCGACGGGACGGCCCGTCACCTCGGCGTATCGCCCACGCCCGTGCGCGAGGCGCTGGCTCGCTTGGAGTCCACCGGCAACGTCATTCGGGTGGCCATGCGCGGGTACCGCGTGCCGGAGGTGCCGGGCGCAAAGGAGATGGCGGACATCATGGATGCCCGCCTGCTCATCGAGCCCCGGCTCGCAGAACTGGCCTGTGCCAGGGCCGATGCCGACTTGCTGCGTGCACTCGAGGAGGCGATTGAGGAGCAGGAGCGGGCGCCGCACACTTCCGATGCCGCGGCCATAACGAAGTACCACCGTCCGGATGAACGTTTCCACCGCTTGATCGCCGAGCACGCGGACAACAGCGCGTTGCTGCGGGCGTATGACGCACTGGGCGGCCACGGGCAACGCTTCCGGCTGTTCGTTGGAGTGGGCGTTCAGGATTCCGAACATGCGATCGCCGAGCACCGAGAGCTGCTCGCGGCGTTCAAGCGAGGCTACGGCCCCGAGGTCTACCGCATCATGCACGCACACATCACCGGAGTGAAGGAGCGCGCGCTGGCCGAGCGCGCACGCGCAGAGGACTCTAATGAGATTCCCGACGCTCGTGGCCACGATGAAGGCATCGCGAACTCTCGCGATTGAGCGCCTGAATCCTATACGATTTGGCAGATATCCGGACCGCAACTCAGCCTCGCAGCTAACTGGAGCATTCCCAAGGACGGAACGATGACGTACCTGCTCAACTCCCCAGGCGACTTCGCGGCCGAAGCCGTTCGCGGTCTCGTCGCCGCCCACGGCGAACTCCTGGTCGAGGTGCCCGGCGGTGTGGCGCGAGCGACGCAGACGCCACAGGGCCAGCCCGCACTCGTGATCGGCGGGGGTTCGGGTCACTATCCGGCCTTCGCCGGATGGGTCGGTCCCGGCATGGGTCACGGTGCTCCGTGCGGCAACGTCTTCTCGTCACCCGCCGCGTCCGAGGTGTATTCGGTCGTGCGCAACGCCGAGAACGGCGGAGGCGTCATCTTGGGCTTCGGCAACTACGCGGGGGACGTGCTGCACTTCGGCCTGGCTGCCGAGAAGCTGCGTCACGAGGGCATCGACGTGCGGATCGTCACCGTCAGTGACGACATCGCGTCCAATGGTCCGGAGAACCACCGCGACCGTCGGGGCGTCGCCGGCGATTTGCCCGTGTTCAAGATTGCGGGCGCGGCCATTGAAGCCGGTGCAGACCTCGATGAGGCGGAGCGCGTTGCGTGGAAGGCCAACGACGCGACGCGCTCGTTCGGCCTGGCCTTCAACGGGTGCACTTTGCCCGGGGCCGATGAGCCGCTGTTCCACGTCGACAAGGGGCAGATGGGGGTAGGGCTTGGCATTCACGGCGAACCCGGCGTCCGCGACGACCGCATCGGCAGCGCTGCCGAGACCGCCGATCTGTTGCTCGATCAACTATTGACCGAAGAGCCTCCGCGCGGCGAAAACGGGTACGACGGCCGGGTGGCCGTCATCCTCAACGGACTCGGCACGGTCAAGTACGAAGAACTGTTCGTCGTCTACGGGCGCATTGCCGAGCGCCTCGAGGAGAAGGGACTCACCGCCGTGCGTCCGGAGGTCGGCGAGTACGTCACGAGCCTCGACATGGCGGGCCTGTCGCTGACCCTGGTGTTCCTCGATGACGAACTCGAGAAGCTATGGCTGGCACCGGTGGAGACGCCTGCGTACCGCCGCGGGGCGATGCCGGACGCCGACCGGTCTCCGCGCACCGGCGTCTGGAACGCAGCAGAGGCGGAAATTCCGCGAGCAAGCCAGGATTCGCGAGTTTGCGCGCAGAGCATCGCCGCAGTACTGGAGACGTTCCAGCGCGTGTGCGCCGACAACGAGGCCGAGCTTGGCCGCCTCGACGCGGTCGCCGGCGACGGCGATCATGGCCAGGGCATGTCGTTCGGTTCCCGCGGCGCGGCGCGAGCAGCTCGCGCTGCGGTGGATGAGGGCGCCGGTGCCCGGACCACGCTGCTGCTCGCCGGTCAGGCCTGGGCGGATGCGGCTGGAGGCACGTCGGGAGCGTTGTGGGGCGCGGCGCTGACCAGCGCAGGTGGTGCCTACTCCGATACCGAGAACGCCGATGACCGGAACGTCGTCGACGCAATCAGCGCCGGGATCGACGCCGTCATCCGTCTCGGCGGCGCGAAACCTGGTGACAAGACGATGGTGGACGCCGCCCTGCCCTTCCGGGACGCAATGGAGGAGGCCTTCGAGACGGAAGCGGGGCCAGCCATCACCGCCGCGGCACGCGTGGCCCGCGATGCCGCCGACAGGACGGCGGACATCACGGCGCGGTTGGGCCGCGCTCGGGTACTCGGTGAGAAGAGTGTGGGCACACCGGACCCAGGCGCGCTGTCGTTCTCGATGCTGATGACGGCTCTTGGCGAGCACCTGACCCGGTGAACGAAGACCATTGAGAAGGAGTGCAGCATGGCATTGAGGATCGTAATCGGCGGAGACAAGGCGGGATTCAACTACAAGCAGGCTCTGCGCAAGGACCTCGAGTCCGACGATCGGGTGGAGGTCGTGGAGGACGTTGGTGTCGGTGACGCCGAGGACGACACGTCCTACCCGAACGTCGCGATCGCTGCCGCCGAGAGAATCGCCAAAGGTGAGGCGGACCGAGCGCTGCTGATCTGCGGCACAGGGCTAGGCGTGGCCATCGCAGCGAACAAGGTCAAGGGAATTCGAGCCGTCACAGCCCACGATTCGTACTCCGTGCAGCGCTCAGTGCTGTCGAACAACGCACAGGTGCTGTGCATGGGGGAGCGAGTCGTGGGGCTGGAGTTGGCGCGGGTGCTGGTCAAGGAATGGCTCGGCGTGCAGTTCGACCCGCAGTCCTCCTCGGCGGCCAAGGTCGATGACATCTGTGCGTACGAGAGTGACTGACACGGGAACGAACAATTTGGGCCTGCTGTGGGTGGGCACGAGTTGGAAGATGAACAAGGGTCTCAGTGAGGCCCGTTCCTACGCACGCGGTTTGGCCGAGTACGTCGGTCAGACCGACCTCTCCGGAGTGCAACCCTTCATCATCCCGTCGTTCACCGCGCTGGCCGCTACTCGCGATGAACTCGGAGACGATTCGAAGGTACTGCTCGGGGCGCAGAACGCGCATTGGGAGAACGAGGGACCCTGGACCGGCGAGGTGTCCGTTGCCCAGGTGAAGGACGCCGGCGCGCGACTGGTCGAGATCGGTCATTCCGAGCGTCGCGAGCACTTCGGGGAGACCGTGGCGACGACTCGGCTGAAGGTGGCCACCGTCCTCGCCCACGGGCTCGTTCCACTGCTGTGCATCGGCGAGAGCGCCGACGTCAAGAATGCCGGTGAGTCCTCACAATTCATCCTCAACCAGGCGGCAGGCGCGCTCGATGGCCTCACTGCAGAGCAGATGGCTCGCGTCCTCATCGCCTACGAGCCCATCTGGGCCATCGGCGAGAGTGGGCGTCCTGCCACGGACAAGGAACTGCGTAAGCCGTTCGCCGACCTAGGACGCGAGTACGGCAGTAGGACAGCGGGTTTGCTCTACGGGGGCTCGGTCGGTCTCGACAACGCCGAGGACCTGCTCGGCATCGACGAGGTCACCGGTTTGTTCATCGGTCGGGCCGCATGGCGGTTGGCCGGATACGTGCGACTGCTCGAGATCGCCGCGGCTCATCAGAAGGCACGCAACACGCGTTGATCGCGAACCGGATAGCTCTGCGCGTTCGGCGTCTTTCCGGCAACACCCCTGCGGTAACCGCCCGCCGAGGGCGCGGGCACTTCCCGGAGCAGACCTACACCTTTAGCGAAGACGAAGGCGGAGCCCACGCCCACCAGCGCCAGCGCGACGCGTCGGCTCAGGGTGACCGGATCCGGATCGACGGCCACCAATCCCGTGGCGTCGAGCGGCTCGGGTTGGGTCTGCCATCACATGGTCTTTCAGCACCGAGCACATCGAACGCGACCACGGAACGCCACATCGCGGGCCACTTCACCGCGACGTGCACGACGAACCCGGCGACGAAGGCCCAGGCGCCCCGGTAGTGCGCGGTGTAGAAGCTGAATCCCACGACGTAGTCGTACTGGATGTCGAGTACACCCGTGACCATCTCGAAGAGGATTCCGCCTACGAGGGCCAGAAGCGAGATGCGTTCCGGCGCCCGGGCGTTCGACGTCACGGGTGGCATTTGGAGAAACTTCGGGATCACCGACCACAGCTTCGCCGGCACCCACGGAGCAAGGATCAGCCCAAGTCCGACGTGCACGCCCTGGTTGAGCCGATACAGCCATGACGGTCGGGTGGGCCAGTCAAAGGTGGGGAGATGCAGCCACCCGACGTCGCCGGGGATCGACTGTCGGAACTCGGGCCGGTAGGCAACCCACGACGACCGCAGTCCCGTGACGGTCACGATCGGCAGCGACAGGAACGCGAGAGTTGGACAGCGCACTCTCACCGCCTCAAACGGCGTGCGCAATGGCGAACAGGCCGCCGACGCCGATCAGGTAGACGACGATGACGGCGAGGGAGTCCGCGCCCATCCTGGCGATGCGGCGTTTCGGGCGGAAGATCAGACCGGCCGCGTAGATCAGCGTCAAGACCATCGCCAATGCGGTCAAGTAGATGTCGGCCTTCTCGGCCTGGGGAAGCACGGCATTGCCCGAGATCAGCGTCGCCATCAGGAACAGGACGGGCAGGAAGGCGTTGCCTCCAAAGATGTCCGAGACGGCGAGTTGGTAGTCGCCGTTGCGCACCGAGGCCAACCCGGTCGACAGTTCGGGCAGCGACGTGGCGGCGGCAAGCACGGTGGCACCGAACAGCACTCCCGAGAGCCCGATGTCGTCGGCGATGGCGTCGCCGGTGCGCTCCAGCACGACACCGGCGACCAGCGTGACGGCGGCTGCGATGCCGAAGATCGTCGCCGACTTGGCCGTGCTGATGCCACGATCGGTGGCCTTCTGTTCGTTCTGAGATGTGCTGTGGCCGCGGGGACGATCCTGGCCGTCCGGTGGTTGGCCCGATTCGTGCCACGGCAGTGACCGTCCCGCACGGCGTACCAGCAGCAGACCACCGACCCATGCAACAAGGATCAGCAGGGCAGCCGGCGTGACGTGGAACGCGATCAGCGACGCAGGCAGCTGGGTGCCGGCGATCACGACGGCCAGCACCGCCACCACCACGGCGGCCTCGACGACGAGGACCAGAGATGCCGCGCGGTACATCAGCGGCCGCGGCCCACGTACGCCGAAGGCGTCCAGCGCGACCAGCACGACGGTCTGGATCGCTATTCCGCCCAATATGTTTCCGACGGCGACACCGAGATTTCCGGAAAGCGACGCACTGGCCACGATGGCGATCTCAGGTAGGTTCGTCGCCACCGCCAGCAGAATCACCCCGCCCAGCGCCGCGCCTAGGTGCAGCCGCGTGGACAGCACGTCGGTCTGGTTGGACAGGGAGATGCCCGCCACCCAGATCGCCGCCGCTGCCGCAACGAAGGCGAGGATCGACGCCCACAACGGCCAATGGGACACGGGACTCCTCGTCGGTTGGGGGCAAGGGAGGGGTGTACCCGGACCCACGGCCGACCACACGGTTGCTGAACCAGTTCATTCGAAGTTTCGCGAAAGCGCATGCGCAAGCGCTTGCGCTGCCCTTAGGGTCCCAGGGAGCACGCGGCGCGACCGGCGTCGCATCCGGGACAAGGGAGTCCAGATGTTCGGAAAGCGCAACAGAAGCACGCTCGCAGTCGGGGCGGTTCTCACCGCGGGTTCGCTGATGCTCGGCCTGACCGGCTGCGGCGGCTCTGACTCCGACAGCGTCAAGGTCGGCCTGATCACCAAGACCGATTCCAACCCGTTCTTCGTGCACTTGCGTGAGGCCGCACAGGCGCAGGCCGACAAGGACGGCGCCGAGCTGATCTCGCTTGCGGGTGCGTTCGACGGCGACAACGAGGGGCAGGTCGCGGCCATCGAGAACATGGTCGGCCAGGGCGTGAAGGGCATCCTGATCACCCCGAACTCCTCCACCGGCGTGCTCGACGCCATCAAGAAGGCACGCGACGCGGGCGTCGTCGTCATCGCCCTCGACACCGCGACCGATCCCGAGGACGCCGTCGATGCCACGTACGCCACCGACAACAAGGCCGCGGGCGTCGCCCAAGGCAAGTGGGTCAAGGCTGCGCTGGGCAACAAGGCGCCCCAGGTCGTGATGCTGGACGGAACCCCCGGTGGCACCGTCGACACGTTCCGTCATGACGGATTCCTCGAGGGCTTCGGCAT from Mycolicibacterium arabiense includes the following:
- a CDS encoding sugar phosphate isomerase/epimerase family protein gives rise to the protein MHTAHGWPIAANMLGFGNRAPDGGHIKDAPPDVWARQLRQVRELGFDYIDPTDAWVPLAALSDDRVEEFRTVLNDEGLAISSISMTRNSVVDVENGTQNLADAHRLIDLAPSFGATIVNTGFMQAITPEQSEHIWFWLVTGHVDDPALRDLAVERIRELGDHARGNGIELSLEMYEDTYIGTPDEAVRFIQDVDHEAVGLNPDLGNLIRLHRPMPHFAEMYATVLPHSNFWHIKNYSRDYDPATGAYSSAPLPLKYGYINYRQMIRLALELGYTGPFCCEHYGSDSLGVCAENREYIQQVLTSALA
- a CDS encoding GntR family transcriptional regulator, encoding MGAHGDALPSRNTLVDQVYERLMELLLDGTLRSGDPISIDGTARHLGVSPTPVREALARLESTGNVIRVAMRGYRVPEVPGAKEMADIMDARLLIEPRLAELACARADADLLRALEEAIEEQERAPHTSDAAAITKYHRPDERFHRLIAEHADNSALLRAYDALGGHGQRFRLFVGVGVQDSEHAIAEHRELLAAFKRGYGPEVYRIMHAHITGVKERALAERARAEDSNEIPDARGHDEGIANSRD
- the lerK gene encoding L-erythrulose 1-kinase encodes the protein MTYLLNSPGDFAAEAVRGLVAAHGELLVEVPGGVARATQTPQGQPALVIGGGSGHYPAFAGWVGPGMGHGAPCGNVFSSPAASEVYSVVRNAENGGGVILGFGNYAGDVLHFGLAAEKLRHEGIDVRIVTVSDDIASNGPENHRDRRGVAGDLPVFKIAGAAIEAGADLDEAERVAWKANDATRSFGLAFNGCTLPGADEPLFHVDKGQMGVGLGIHGEPGVRDDRIGSAAETADLLLDQLLTEEPPRGENGYDGRVAVILNGLGTVKYEELFVVYGRIAERLEEKGLTAVRPEVGEYVTSLDMAGLSLTLVFLDDELEKLWLAPVETPAYRRGAMPDADRSPRTGVWNAAEAEIPRASQDSRVCAQSIAAVLETFQRVCADNEAELGRLDAVAGDGDHGQGMSFGSRGAARAARAAVDEGAGARTTLLLAGQAWADAAGGTSGALWGAALTSAGGAYSDTENADDRNVVDAISAGIDAVIRLGGAKPGDKTMVDAALPFRDAMEEAFETEAGPAITAAARVARDAADRTADITARLGRARVLGEKSVGTPDPGALSFSMLMTALGEHLTR
- a CDS encoding ribose-5-phosphate isomerase, which encodes MALRIVIGGDKAGFNYKQALRKDLESDDRVEVVEDVGVGDAEDDTSYPNVAIAAAERIAKGEADRALLICGTGLGVAIAANKVKGIRAVTAHDSYSVQRSVLSNNAQVLCMGERVVGLELARVLVKEWLGVQFDPQSSSAAKVDDICAYESD
- a CDS encoding triose-phosphate isomerase; its protein translation is MTDTGTNNLGLLWVGTSWKMNKGLSEARSYARGLAEYVGQTDLSGVQPFIIPSFTALAATRDELGDDSKVLLGAQNAHWENEGPWTGEVSVAQVKDAGARLVEIGHSERREHFGETVATTRLKVATVLAHGLVPLLCIGESADVKNAGESSQFILNQAAGALDGLTAEQMARVLIAYEPIWAIGESGRPATDKELRKPFADLGREYGSRTAGLLYGGSVGLDNAEDLLGIDEVTGLFIGRAAWRLAGYVRLLEIAAAHQKARNTR
- a CDS encoding sodium:calcium antiporter, translated to MSHWPLWASILAFVAAAAAIWVAGISLSNQTDVLSTRLHLGAALGGVILLAVATNLPEIAIVASASLSGNLGVAVGNILGGIAIQTVVLVALDAFGVRGPRPLMYRAASLVLVVEAAVVVAVLAVVIAGTQLPASLIAFHVTPAALLILVAWVGGLLLVRRAGRSLPWHESGQPPDGQDRPRGHSTSQNEQKATDRGISTAKSATIFGIAAAVTLVAGVVLERTGDAIADDIGLSGVLFGATVLAAATSLPELSTGLASVRNGDYQLAVSDIFGGNAFLPVLFLMATLISGNAVLPQAEKADIYLTALAMVLTLIYAAGLIFRPKRRIARMGADSLAVIVVYLIGVGGLFAIAHAV
- a CDS encoding substrate-binding domain-containing protein — translated: MFGKRNRSTLAVGAVLTAGSLMLGLTGCGGSDSDSVKVGLITKTDSNPFFVHLREAAQAQADKDGAELISLAGAFDGDNEGQVAAIENMVGQGVKGILITPNSSTGVLDAIKKARDAGVVVIALDTATDPEDAVDATYATDNKAAGVAQGKWVKAALGNKAPQVVMLDGTPGGTVDTFRHDGFLEGFGITNDSPEIVAQENTNGDQTKAQTAMENILQRAPGINALYTINEPAAAGAYQAIQSANRVAEITIGSIDGSCTGIADVKSGKIGATVLQFPAKMAEQGVQAVVEFAKNGTKPSGFNDTGSQLVTDKPMPGVESQDTAWGEQNCWG